In the Chlamydiota bacterium genome, one interval contains:
- a CDS encoding UPF0175 family protein, translating into MKTKSLRLPKSIMSAVELVEKQEKIEESTAMRKLLKIGFETYVGHLYKHGKISLREAAHLLGVNFIEVMDLFLDMGIKGNLEASDVILSLEKFS; encoded by the coding sequence ATGAAAACAAAATCTTTAAGGTTGCCAAAAAGTATTATGTCAGCCGTGGAGCTTGTAGAAAAACAAGAAAAAATTGAAGAGTCAACGGCCATGAGAAAGCTTCTTAAGATTGGTTTTGAAACCTATGTCGGTCATCTCTATAAGCACGGTAAAATCTCACTTCGAGAGGCTGCACATTTATTGGGGGTAAATTTCATTGAAGTCATGGACTTGTTTTTAGATATGGGGATTAAAGGAAATCTTGAAGCCTCTGATGTGATTCTGTCTTTAGAGAAATTTTCTTAA
- the rfbC gene encoding dTDP-4-dehydrorhamnose 3,5-epimerase — MKFTPLSIPDVILIEPKVLGDERGFFYESYREDIFSQNGITTRFVQDNHSQSMKGVLRGLHFQIPPRAQAKLVRVVRGDVFDVAVDLRKKSKTFGKYVSEHLSETNKKMMYIPEGFAHGFCVLKDGTEFLYKCSDVYSPQHEHGLRWNDPSIRIPWPKLDMDFILSSKDQTYPSLKELKEIFV; from the coding sequence ATGAAATTTACCCCCTTGTCCATACCGGATGTGATTTTAATCGAACCTAAAGTCTTGGGAGATGAACGAGGGTTTTTTTATGAATCCTATCGCGAGGATATTTTTTCTCAAAATGGAATTACAACTCGATTTGTTCAGGACAATCATAGTCAATCGATGAAAGGGGTTTTAAGGGGACTTCATTTTCAAATTCCTCCTCGGGCTCAGGCAAAGCTTGTTCGAGTCGTTCGAGGTGATGTTTTTGACGTGGCGGTCGATCTTAGGAAAAAATCTAAGACCTTTGGGAAGTATGTGAGTGAACATTTAAGTGAAACAAATAAGAAAATGATGTATATCCCTGAAGGATTTGCGCATGGCTTCTGTGTTTTAAAGGACGGTACAGAATTTCTTTATAAATGTTCAGATGTTTATTCCCCTCAGCATGAACACGGTTTAAGATGGAATGATCCTTCTATCAGGATACCGTGGCCGAAATTGGATATGGATTTTATTTTGTCTTCTAAAGATCAAACCTATCCTTCTCTAAAGGAACTGAAGGAAATTTTCGTATGA
- a CDS encoding 3'(2'),5'-bisphosphate nucleotidase, producing MIPILRLPEVQFAIEAVRQTSLLTEAVQGEMKDEDALTKSDDSPVTVADLGAQAVIAAFLEKAFPNDILVGEEDAGVLRSSKGRLTLGRVVRYVQAILPQATAEGICDWIDRGKGEPGNRFWTVDPIDGTKGFLRKDQYAVALALLIDGKIEVGVLGCPVLREARYPEMGGPGSLVIAVRGKGSWTAPLKKGNSFSQLHVSDHASFHESILVRPFDTSHTNLELIEKFQHLLGIETPPVLLDSLSKYAVLASGGGDIYLRLLSPQKMNYKECIWDQAPGSIILEEAGGKVTDLDGKPLDYTTGRRLLKNRGAVSSNGKLHAMALEVLRKLL from the coding sequence ATGATTCCCATTCTTCGTCTTCCAGAAGTTCAGTTTGCGATCGAGGCGGTTCGTCAGACATCGCTTCTGACAGAGGCTGTTCAGGGAGAAATGAAAGATGAGGATGCCCTAACCAAGTCAGATGACTCACCTGTAACGGTTGCAGATTTGGGTGCTCAGGCTGTGATTGCGGCCTTTTTAGAAAAGGCTTTTCCGAACGATATTCTTGTTGGAGAAGAGGATGCTGGAGTTTTACGTTCATCGAAGGGACGTTTGACGTTAGGGCGTGTCGTGAGATATGTTCAGGCCATTTTACCTCAAGCGACGGCGGAAGGAATTTGTGACTGGATTGATCGGGGGAAAGGCGAGCCTGGCAATAGATTTTGGACTGTGGACCCTATTGATGGAACAAAAGGTTTTTTACGTAAGGATCAATATGCCGTTGCTCTGGCTCTTTTAATCGATGGCAAGATTGAAGTTGGAGTTTTGGGTTGCCCTGTTTTGAGGGAAGCAAGATATCCAGAAATGGGTGGACCGGGATCCCTGGTTATCGCCGTTCGCGGAAAAGGTTCGTGGACCGCGCCGCTTAAAAAAGGAAATTCTTTTTCTCAACTTCATGTTTCTGACCATGCTTCTTTTCATGAATCAATTTTGGTTCGACCTTTTGATACGAGTCATACAAATTTGGAACTTATCGAAAAGTTTCAGCATTTACTTGGTATTGAAACTCCACCGGTGCTTTTAGACAGTCTTTCAAAGTATGCTGTGCTTGCTTCAGGAGGAGGGGATATTTATTTGAGACTCCTTTCTCCTCAAAAGATGAACTATAAAGAATGCATTTGGGATCAGGCTCCGGGCTCCATTATTTTGGAAGAGGCGGGAGGGAAGGTAACGGATTTAGATGGAAAACCCCTTGATTATACAACGGGAAGAAGGCTTCTCAAGAATCGAGGGGCCGTGTCTTCCAATGGGAAGCTTCATGCAATGGCGCTTGAGGTGTTGAGGAAATTGTTGTAA
- a CDS encoding transposase: protein MGQIREKWENVKIILRGDSDFAREELMGWCDLAGVDYVFGLAKNERLKEELAEAMKQAMEEHEQTMKPSRRFVDFQYCTLDSWSRERRVIGKAEYLEKGENPRFVVTSLAQGWMQRACMKIFTV, encoded by the coding sequence GTGGGACAGATTCGGGAGAAGTGGGAAAATGTAAAGATTATTTTACGTGGAGATTCTGATTTTGCGCGTGAAGAATTGATGGGTTGGTGTGATCTCGCAGGGGTAGATTACGTGTTTGGGCTGGCCAAGAATGAGCGATTAAAAGAAGAGTTGGCTGAGGCTATGAAACAAGCGATGGAGGAACATGAACAAACGATGAAACCGTCCAGACGATTTGTAGATTTTCAATATTGCACATTAGATTCTTGGAGTCGTGAAAGGCGGGTGATAGGCAAGGCAGAATATTTGGAGAAAGGTGAGAATCCCCGTTTTGTGGTGACCTCATTGGCGCAGGGATGGATGCAAAGGGCTTGTATGAAGATTTTTACTGTATAA
- a CDS encoding type II toxin-antitoxin system Phd/YefM family antitoxin, with the protein MEQAISISEARSRLLELPKAFARTKERRALALTRRGKPILALMSWDLYESIIETLDVVGDPEFMKGLRKSLKELDEGKMIPWETVKRNLKL; encoded by the coding sequence ATGGAACAAGCTATCTCTATATCTGAAGCAAGGTCAAGGCTCCTAGAGCTTCCGAAGGCGTTTGCGAGAACCAAAGAAAGGCGGGCTCTGGCGCTCACACGTCGAGGAAAGCCCATCCTAGCCTTGATGAGCTGGGACCTCTATGAAAGCATCATAGAAACCTTGGATGTGGTGGGAGACCCTGAATTTATGAAAGGTCTTCGAAAGAGCCTTAAGGAATTGGATGAGGGCAAAATGATTCCCTGGGAAACCGTTAAACGAAACCTTAAATTGTGA
- a CDS encoding type II toxin-antitoxin system RelE/ParE family toxin, producing the protein MTYAIKLTLTAQAMLYDVRDRRIMGKIRDRIDGLAYEPEKQGKALVGDLSSFRRLTALGRRYRIIYRVDREKLRVNVVGVGIRKEGDKSDIYHLARKLIRLGMTL; encoded by the coding sequence GTGACCTACGCAATTAAGCTAACCCTCACCGCTCAAGCAATGCTCTATGACGTTCGGGATCGAAGGATTATGGGAAAAATACGGGATAGGATTGACGGTTTAGCTTATGAACCTGAGAAGCAAGGTAAAGCACTTGTTGGAGATTTATCGAGTTTTAGGCGACTTACAGCTCTTGGCCGGCGCTACCGGATCATTTATCGAGTGGATCGAGAGAAGCTCCGGGTGAATGTGGTCGGTGTTGGCATCAGAAAAGAGGGCGATAAGTCTGATATCTATCACTTGGCGAGAAAACTCATCAGACTGGGGATGACCCTATAA
- a CDS encoding helix-turn-helix domain-containing protein, translated as MRSRFLQLHHRTTTKLIRDKKEAEKDGAYRVAKRIHAVLLNDGGKTSGEIASLIQSPRSCVCEWLRNYEEYGHESLLEGHRSGRPSRLFENHKTTLCDIIDSGPVAYGFLSGVWTSPMIARVIQEE; from the coding sequence ATGCGTTCTCGATTTCTCCAACTTCATCATCGGACCACAACCAAGCTGATCCGTGATAAAAAAGAAGCGGAAAAGGATGGCGCCTATCGGGTGGCCAAACGTATTCACGCAGTTCTGCTCAATGACGGCGGAAAAACCAGTGGAGAGATTGCTTCCCTCATTCAATCTCCCCGATCCTGCGTTTGTGAATGGTTAAGAAACTATGAGGAGTACGGGCATGAAAGTCTTCTTGAAGGACATCGCTCTGGCCGTCCTTCCAGACTCTTCGAAAATCACAAGACAACTCTGTGCGACATCATCGATAGCGGTCCTGTCGCTTATGGCTTTCTCTCAGGCGTTTGGACATCCCCCATGATCGCCCGCGTTATCCAAGAAGAGTAA